Proteins found in one Sporosarcina jeotgali genomic segment:
- a CDS encoding glucose 1-dehydrogenase: MKRLENKVAVVTGAGSGLGREIAELYAREGAKVVIADMNMEGAEETVQTIKAAGGEALAVKTNVTAEEDVQRMIDTAVETFGTLDILVNNAGIMDNMYSAGTITDDVWDKVLAINTTGVMRATRKALSIFEEKQGGVIVNMASISALTGGRGGLAYTASKHAVAGMTKNVASHYAHLNIRCNAIAPATVPTNITNNLVQPDKHGMEQAMKGVSQLSRPGTKEEIANIALFLASDESSYVNGVIMQADNGWSSY; encoded by the coding sequence TTGAAACGATTAGAAAACAAGGTAGCAGTTGTCACAGGTGCAGGTTCCGGGCTAGGACGCGAGATTGCAGAACTGTATGCACGTGAAGGAGCAAAAGTGGTCATCGCAGATATGAATATGGAAGGTGCGGAAGAAACCGTTCAAACGATTAAAGCTGCAGGCGGGGAAGCACTTGCAGTAAAGACAAATGTTACTGCTGAAGAAGACGTACAGCGCATGATCGATACAGCTGTTGAAACGTTCGGCACACTTGACATTCTAGTGAATAACGCCGGAATTATGGACAACATGTATTCAGCTGGAACGATCACTGATGATGTGTGGGACAAAGTATTGGCGATTAATACAACAGGAGTCATGCGAGCAACACGTAAGGCGCTATCCATTTTTGAAGAAAAACAAGGCGGCGTAATTGTCAATATGGCTTCCATTTCTGCACTTACAGGCGGGCGCGGCGGACTTGCATACACAGCTTCTAAACACGCAGTTGCCGGGATGACGAAAAACGTAGCATCTCATTACGCTCATTTGAATATCCGCTGTAACGCGATTGCACCAGCAACCGTTCCGACGAATATCACAAACAACTTAGTGCAGCCAGACAAGCATGGCATGGAACAAGCGATGAAAGGTGTTAGCCAATTAAGCCGTCCAGGTACGAAAGAAGAAATCGCGAACATCGCTCTATTCTTAGCATCAGACGAATCTTCTTACGTAAACGGTGTGATTATGCAGGCAGACAACGGCTGGTCTTCCTACTAA
- a CDS encoding RidA family protein, producing the protein MTNYNAVSAKNTENAPSGNGLYSQTAAFSHYNNLSAQLPIEPKTGKLVAGGIREQAEQCFNNIKAIVTSIDHVMSDIVRITVFVKDIQDVDAVDEVYKTFFPTYVPSRTTVAVAALPMDALVQVEALVTHGEGTIPNVPQAGDLIKLTNNTANAPTCALSTQTVSFSHYNNLSAQLPIDPKTGRLVTGGAKEQAGQCLKNVKAILESIDVPLDDIVKINIFLKNLSDTEAVNEVYNTFFPDSAIARAVAYVPARTTVEAAALPMGALVQVEAVVSHGDGTPPQAIEDRHGIVIWANNTENAPKSSLSTQTVAFSHYNHLSAQLPLDPKTGELVAGGIKEQAEQCLNNIKAIVESIDHVLEDVVKVNIFVKNIADLDAVDEVYKTFFPGGVPARRTVGVSALPNDALIQMDAVAGNAEGTPPKA; encoded by the coding sequence ATGACAAATTACAATGCAGTATCAGCAAAGAATACCGAAAACGCACCAAGCGGTAACGGATTATATTCACAAACTGCAGCTTTCTCTCATTACAATAACCTATCCGCTCAACTGCCGATTGAACCCAAAACTGGTAAATTGGTTGCAGGTGGTATAAGGGAACAAGCTGAACAGTGCTTCAATAATATCAAGGCAATTGTAACCAGCATCGACCATGTCATGAGCGATATTGTTAGAATTACTGTATTCGTGAAGGATATTCAAGACGTTGACGCTGTAGACGAAGTTTATAAAACATTCTTCCCAACTTATGTCCCTTCACGGACTACAGTTGCAGTTGCCGCTTTGCCTATGGATGCTTTGGTACAAGTTGAAGCACTAGTTACACACGGCGAAGGGACAATTCCTAATGTTCCTCAAGCAGGCGATCTTATTAAGCTTACAAATAACACGGCAAATGCTCCAACCTGTGCATTGTCAACACAAACCGTGTCGTTCTCTCATTACAATAATCTTTCAGCTCAATTGCCAATCGACCCGAAAACGGGCAGATTGGTAACAGGCGGTGCAAAAGAGCAAGCTGGACAATGCTTGAAAAATGTCAAGGCGATTTTAGAAAGCATCGACGTTCCACTTGACGATATTGTTAAAATCAATATTTTCCTTAAAAACCTCTCGGATACTGAAGCTGTAAACGAAGTTTATAATACATTTTTCCCAGATTCAGCTATCGCTAGAGCTGTAGCATATGTACCTGCACGTACAACAGTTGAAGCCGCAGCTTTACCTATGGGGGCTTTAGTACAAGTTGAAGCAGTGGTATCACACGGTGATGGCACACCTCCGCAAGCGATTGAAGACAGACATGGAATCGTTATTTGGGCAAACAACACAGAAAATGCACCAAAGAGCTCTTTATCTACTCAAACTGTAGCATTCTCTCATTACAATCACCTTTCAGCTCAATTGCCGTTGGATCCAAAAACGGGTGAATTGGTAGCTGGCGGTATAAAAGAGCAAGCCGAACAGTGCTTGAATAATATTAAAGCAATTGTTGAAAGCATCGACCACGTTTTGGAAGATGTAGTGAAAGTAAATATCTTCGTTAAAAATATTGCAGACCTGGATGCAGTGGACGAAGTTTACAAAACGTTCTTCCCAGGCGGAGTGCCTGCACGCAGAACAGTTGGCGTATCAGCTTTACCGAATGATGCTTTGATCCAAATGGATGCAGTTGCAGGCAACGCAGAAGGAACACCTCCAAAAGCATAA
- a CDS encoding amino acid ABC transporter permease gives MSPDYLVSILKPMLEGARATILLFVIAIVASIPLGFLLTLAVNSKFKPLSWLANTYIYLMRGTPLLLQLLFFVFGLPLIPVIGEYLVMDRFAAAALAFVLNYAAYFAEIFRGGLLSIDKGQYEAAQVLGLNKWQTTTRIVIPQMIRIALPALANESVTLVKDTALLYAVAVPELLHFAQTAVNRDFTIVPFVMAGIIYLLITAVLTLVFKWLERRFHYV, from the coding sequence ATGTCACCAGATTATTTAGTATCGATTTTAAAACCAATGCTTGAAGGGGCGCGTGCAACGATTCTGTTGTTTGTGATTGCAATTGTTGCTTCAATTCCGCTGGGGTTCTTGCTGACACTTGCGGTTAACAGCAAGTTCAAACCGCTGTCGTGGCTGGCGAACACATATATTTATCTCATGCGCGGAACGCCGCTCTTGCTGCAATTGCTGTTCTTCGTATTCGGATTGCCGCTCATCCCGGTTATCGGGGAATACCTCGTCATGGATCGCTTCGCAGCGGCTGCACTGGCTTTCGTCCTGAATTATGCTGCGTATTTCGCAGAAATTTTCCGCGGCGGGTTACTTTCTATTGATAAGGGTCAATATGAAGCTGCTCAAGTCCTTGGACTGAACAAATGGCAGACAACAACTCGAATAGTCATTCCTCAAATGATTCGAATTGCGCTTCCAGCTCTTGCAAACGAATCGGTGACACTCGTGAAAGATACGGCACTATTGTATGCAGTGGCTGTACCAGAATTGCTGCACTTTGCGCAGACTGCAGTTAACCGGGACTTTACAATCGTTCCATTCGTAATGGCGGGTATTATCTATCTGCTGATTACCGCAGTATTGACACTCGTGTTCAAGTGGCTGGAACGACGATTCCATTATGTATGA
- a CDS encoding immunoglobulin-like domain-containing protein, whose protein sequence is MKYTLLLTLLLFLTACSKEAGIPTLIDPTPDQQLSDTQAGLTLSILQDHYADTAPEFKTTLKNQSEISFEYGEYYHIEVWKENQWYIMTHSDSVFLENPKFTNLGKLLPAGDTVEQTFKTEILGVRLVPGEYRLVKIFQKPQAPYYEVTLAVPFTIETGDL, encoded by the coding sequence ATGAAATATACGTTATTGCTCACACTCTTATTGTTTCTAACTGCTTGCAGTAAAGAAGCTGGTATTCCAACGCTTATCGATCCAACACCCGATCAGCAGCTATCTGATACCCAGGCTGGCCTGACACTTTCTATTTTGCAAGATCATTATGCTGACACCGCGCCTGAATTTAAAACTACACTGAAGAACCAAAGTGAGATTAGCTTTGAGTATGGCGAGTATTATCACATAGAGGTGTGGAAAGAAAACCAGTGGTATATAATGACCCACTCTGACAGTGTTTTTCTTGAAAATCCTAAATTTACGAACCTAGGAAAATTGCTGCCGGCGGGAGACACTGTGGAACAAACTTTTAAAACAGAAATCCTCGGAGTCCGTTTGGTTCCTGGCGAATATCGGCTCGTTAAGATATTTCAAAAACCGCAAGCACCTTATTATGAAGTCACCTTAGCCGTTCCCTTCACTATAGAAACTGGAGATCTTTAA
- a CDS encoding MarR family winged helix-turn-helix transcriptional regulator, producing the protein MHIEHQFFRSYVKLYRPVVNQLNKLLLHYDLYNAQWTILSLLSRKGEMTSAEIAEEQMMEKPSVTKVVKRLHEMGYLDVTQGQDKREKLLSLSSEGQQITKKIQEKLLPVYEQILAGIPEQEIHAAKQVLDHAYQNLTN; encoded by the coding sequence ATGCATATTGAACATCAGTTCTTCAGGAGCTATGTCAAACTGTATCGACCTGTGGTGAATCAGCTAAATAAGCTGTTGCTGCATTACGATTTGTATAACGCGCAATGGACAATCCTGAGCTTGTTGTCACGAAAAGGTGAGATGACTTCCGCAGAAATTGCTGAAGAACAGATGATGGAAAAACCATCTGTTACAAAAGTAGTGAAACGACTCCATGAAATGGGGTATCTTGATGTAACTCAAGGGCAAGATAAGCGTGAGAAGTTATTGAGTTTGTCAAGTGAAGGTCAGCAGATCACGAAAAAAATTCAAGAAAAACTGCTTCCGGTTTATGAACAAATTTTAGCTGGTATTCCTGAGCAAGAGATACACGCTGCAAAACAGGTGCTAGATCACGCATATCAAAATTTAACGAACTAA
- a CDS encoding DUF2500 domain-containing protein, with product MDPFDDSSFGGVPPFFAVIFCIVVGVILFTIIKGTAEWGKNNNSPQITVAAHVKTKRTKTSGGTGDTGATTSYYVTFEYESGDRQEFKMSGKQYGMLAEGDIGKLSFQGTRFLGFERVLS from the coding sequence ATGGATCCTTTTGATGATTCTTCCTTTGGTGGAGTCCCGCCCTTTTTCGCAGTTATCTTTTGTATTGTCGTGGGAGTTATTCTGTTCACAATAATTAAAGGAACAGCAGAATGGGGTAAAAACAACAACTCCCCTCAGATCACCGTTGCTGCTCATGTGAAAACGAAACGCACCAAAACGTCTGGCGGAACTGGTGATACAGGTGCAACCACCTCCTACTATGTGACGTTTGAATATGAAAGCGGTGACCGGCAGGAGTTTAAAATGAGCGGTAAACAGTACGGAATGTTAGCTGAGGGAGACATTGGCAAGTTAAGTTTTCAAGGTACTCGTTTTCTTGGATTTGAACGGGTTCTTTCTTAA
- a CDS encoding amino acid ABC transporter substrate-binding protein: MKKLKLALASIGVIALLAGCGNSKEAANGEKELVIGVDDKFAPMGFRDEANELTGFDIDYAKAAAKHMGMKAKFQPIDWKAKETELASGRIDLIWNGYTITDDRKKKVLFTKPYLSNAQVVAVLKDSNIKDLADLEGKTVGLQALSSAADALEANPIADKVKNKTEFADNVLALSDLKSKRVEAVIIDEVVIDYYMSKEDGTFKVLDETLAPEEYGVGVKKGNDDLLKKLQDALDTMNEDGTAAQISETWFGENKVLK, from the coding sequence ATGAAAAAGTTGAAACTTGCGTTAGCAAGTATTGGTGTCATTGCACTTTTAGCGGGATGCGGTAATTCTAAAGAAGCTGCAAATGGTGAAAAGGAGTTAGTTATCGGGGTTGATGATAAATTCGCTCCTATGGGATTCCGAGATGAAGCCAATGAGCTTACTGGGTTTGACATCGACTATGCAAAAGCTGCTGCAAAGCACATGGGTATGAAAGCGAAATTCCAGCCAATCGATTGGAAAGCGAAAGAAACAGAATTGGCAAGCGGACGAATCGATCTTATCTGGAACGGGTATACGATTACAGACGATCGTAAAAAGAAAGTTCTATTTACAAAACCCTATTTAAGTAACGCACAAGTAGTTGCTGTTCTAAAAGATTCGAACATTAAGGACTTAGCAGATCTTGAAGGTAAAACAGTGGGACTTCAAGCGTTGTCTTCAGCAGCTGATGCGCTGGAAGCCAATCCAATTGCTGATAAAGTGAAGAACAAAACCGAATTTGCAGATAATGTATTGGCACTTTCTGATTTAAAAAGCAAGCGAGTGGAAGCAGTCATTATCGATGAAGTCGTAATCGACTATTACATGTCTAAAGAAGACGGTACGTTTAAAGTACTTGACGAAACACTCGCTCCAGAAGAATATGGTGTCGGTGTGAAAAAAGGGAACGACGATTTATTGAAAAAACTGCAAGATGCGCTGGATACAATGAACGAAGATGGAACAGCAGCACAAATTTCCGAAACATGGTTTGGAGAAAACAAAGTTTTAAAGTAA
- a CDS encoding PepSY domain-containing protein, which yields MKKLLAGLVIIIAMFVSYSYQLPIMSTGEAINRAEKHLQNPPKEWGNSFADYDWSDTPLENIDVSLTQKRNFWSNLTNKMKWEITIRNEGTEQTVVMDAYTGKLIEIYGLLN from the coding sequence TTGAAAAAATTGTTAGCTGGTTTAGTTATTATTATTGCGATGTTTGTTTCATACTCCTATCAGTTGCCAATTATGAGTACTGGGGAAGCGATAAATCGTGCTGAAAAGCATTTGCAAAACCCGCCAAAAGAATGGGGAAATTCATTTGCAGACTATGATTGGAGTGACACTCCATTAGAAAACATTGATGTATCGCTAACTCAAAAGAGGAATTTTTGGAGTAACTTAACGAATAAAATGAAATGGGAAATCACGATAAGAAATGAGGGCACAGAGCAAACAGTTGTTATGGATGCATATACGGGCAAACTTATTGAAATATACGGCTTGCTGAATTAA
- a CDS encoding amino acid ABC transporter ATP-binding protein produces the protein MALIDVVDMKKSFGNIEVLKQITFQVEKNEVVAVIGPSGSGKSTMLRSLAHLEEIEGGTIRIDGEPLVHDGVYASTADIRKIGRRIGMVFQHFNLFPHLTVKQNLALAPKLVKGEPIEKLTGRITELLAKVGLADKVDAYPANLSGGQKQRVAIARALMMEPEILLFDEPTSALDPELTGEVLEVMKKLAEENMTMIVVTHEMSFAKDVATKALFMADGQIIEEGVPAEMLTIPTHDRTKAFLARTLS, from the coding sequence ATGGCATTGATTGACGTAGTCGATATGAAAAAATCATTTGGGAATATTGAAGTCTTGAAACAGATAACATTCCAGGTTGAGAAAAACGAAGTAGTAGCTGTCATCGGGCCCTCGGGTTCCGGTAAAAGTACAATGCTTAGAAGTCTCGCTCATCTAGAAGAAATTGAAGGCGGAACAATCCGAATAGACGGGGAACCGCTTGTACATGACGGTGTCTATGCGAGCACTGCCGATATCCGTAAGATTGGCAGGCGTATTGGAATGGTGTTTCAGCACTTCAACCTGTTCCCGCACTTAACAGTGAAACAGAACTTGGCGCTCGCTCCGAAACTGGTTAAGGGTGAACCCATAGAAAAACTCACTGGAAGAATTACAGAACTTCTGGCTAAAGTCGGCCTTGCGGATAAAGTCGATGCGTATCCGGCGAATTTGTCTGGCGGACAAAAGCAACGCGTTGCGATTGCTCGTGCACTAATGATGGAACCAGAAATTCTTTTGTTCGATGAACCAACATCCGCACTCGATCCAGAATTGACCGGGGAAGTGCTCGAAGTTATGAAAAAGCTGGCAGAAGAGAATATGACGATGATTGTTGTTACTCACGAAATGTCGTTTGCGAAAGATGTTGCAACAAAAGCGTTATTCATGGCGGATGGTCAGATTATCGAAGAAGGTGTACCAGCAGAGATGTTAACAATTCCGACACATGATCGGACAAAAGCGTTCTTAGCGCGCACTTTGAGCTGA
- a CDS encoding MFS transporter: MEKKQNLWTKDFIFISIINFFLMLVMYMLMVTIAPFAVEEYGASASMAGLVSGIFIIGTLLARLATGRVIESIGSRRILFFGLILSVVGVALYFIAHSLPVLLIVRFIHGLGLGIASTATGTVIAQIIPPSRRGEGIGYFSLSTVLATAIGPFFGIYLSQHTDFTWIFIFSLVLGIIGLAMFFFVDKRPEEAPQEVVETKEAPKGLANYIEKSALPIAVITLLAGIGYSGVLSFLSFYAKEANLVGAASFFFLIYALAILVSRPFSGKLLDRKGGTFVVVPSLVLFAGGLLLLSQSHTGLILLVAGAIIGLGFGNFQSCAQAIALIGVPIKRIGIATSTFYIFLDFGFGLGPYFLGNIATAYGYRDLYMILAGLVVVALILYLLIGRKKRPVIQ; this comes from the coding sequence ATGGAAAAGAAACAAAACTTATGGACAAAGGACTTTATCTTTATTTCAATCATTAACTTTTTCTTAATGCTCGTCATGTATATGTTAATGGTAACCATTGCTCCATTTGCAGTTGAAGAGTACGGAGCCTCTGCAAGTATGGCAGGGCTGGTTTCAGGTATATTCATTATTGGTACGTTATTAGCTCGTCTGGCTACGGGCCGTGTTATTGAAAGTATCGGCAGCAGAAGGATCTTGTTCTTTGGTCTGATTCTATCTGTTGTAGGGGTTGCATTATATTTCATCGCACACTCACTGCCCGTTCTTTTAATCGTCCGCTTTATACACGGACTTGGACTCGGAATTGCCTCAACCGCAACGGGGACTGTCATTGCGCAAATTATTCCGCCATCCAGACGAGGTGAGGGAATCGGGTATTTCAGTTTGAGTACCGTTCTTGCAACTGCAATCGGCCCGTTCTTCGGGATTTACTTAAGTCAGCACACAGATTTCACATGGATTTTCATATTCAGTTTAGTACTTGGTATTATTGGCTTGGCAATGTTCTTCTTTGTCGATAAACGTCCGGAAGAAGCACCGCAGGAAGTTGTCGAAACAAAAGAAGCACCTAAAGGGCTAGCGAATTACATCGAAAAATCTGCATTGCCGATTGCGGTAATCACATTACTTGCAGGTATCGGATATTCAGGAGTTTTGTCGTTTCTGTCATTTTATGCAAAAGAAGCAAATCTTGTCGGTGCGGCCAGCTTCTTCTTCTTGATTTACGCACTTGCCATTTTAGTTTCCCGTCCGTTTTCAGGGAAGCTGCTTGACCGCAAAGGGGGAACGTTCGTTGTCGTACCATCCTTAGTTTTGTTTGCAGGCGGTTTATTACTATTGAGTCAATCACATACTGGTCTTATCCTGCTTGTTGCAGGTGCCATTATTGGACTCGGTTTCGGGAACTTCCAATCGTGTGCCCAGGCCATTGCACTCATCGGTGTACCAATTAAACGAATCGGAATCGCAACGTCTACGTTTTACATCTTCTTAGACTTCGGTTTTGGATTAGGTCCATACTTCTTAGGTAACATAGCAACTGCTTATGGGTATCGAGATTTATATATGATCCTCGCAGGTTTGGTTGTAGTAGCGCTTATTCTTTACTTGTTAATTGGACGTAAAAAGCGTCCGGTTATTCAATAA
- a CDS encoding DUF420 domain-containing protein, translating to MKNASSTIETPIKKRNYKPFIIIVSVILIGAIGILSGIPGAKNFDAFDITILPMLNAIFNTFTFLFLVGALIAIKKRNIKVHKGFIYAAFVTTFFFLITYVMYHFLAESTPFGGSGFMKGFYFFILITHIILAAAIVPLALTSVARAWNGEIERHRKIVRFTMPIWLYVSFTGVLVYLLISPYY from the coding sequence TTGAAAAACGCGTCTTCTACAATTGAAACGCCTATAAAAAAACGCAATTACAAGCCGTTCATCATCATTGTATCGGTCATACTAATCGGTGCAATCGGGATCCTTTCAGGAATTCCCGGTGCTAAAAACTTTGATGCATTTGATATTACAATTCTTCCAATGCTCAATGCCATCTTCAACACATTTACCTTTCTATTTTTAGTAGGCGCATTGATTGCCATTAAAAAACGCAATATCAAGGTACATAAAGGATTCATATACGCTGCATTCGTGACAACGTTCTTCTTCTTGATCACCTATGTCATGTATCACTTCTTAGCGGAATCAACACCATTCGGCGGCAGCGGATTCATGAAAGGATTCTACTTCTTCATTCTTATTACGCACATTATTCTAGCAGCAGCAATTGTACCGCTGGCATTAACTAGCGTAGCCCGTGCATGGAACGGAGAAATCGAACGCCACCGTAAAATTGTCCGCTTCACCATGCCGATCTGGCTCTACGTCAGTTTCACCGGCGTTTTAGTCTATCTCCTCATTTCTCCTTATTACTAA
- a CDS encoding GNAT family N-acetyltransferase, producing MNISYKLMSSLSFEDAHVLFNRGFEGYLVPMHLSFDTFVSRFGNAGLSPALSIVAYDGSEPIGFVLQGVREVNDQMISWNGGTGIIPEYRGKKLGASMMAEAEKLIKKQKVTVATLESLSENLAAISLYERSGYIVEDDLLFLRADTILNSSLPDLGGYEISRIPAEQSIGSDLFPQIVPWQTDAQYTSKIGGEAVMISKNGVVQGACIIRKQCVFGINAESITLYQVKENGNEDALNKLLAYALEYDQSINRTTYNFLKGDGRVVSSLLESGFEKTSLSQVFMTKHF from the coding sequence ATGAACATTTCATATAAATTGATGTCTTCATTAAGCTTTGAAGACGCGCATGTCTTATTTAATCGAGGATTTGAAGGCTATTTAGTGCCGATGCATTTATCGTTTGATACATTCGTTAGTCGTTTTGGGAATGCTGGATTATCACCGGCATTATCCATCGTTGCATATGATGGATCAGAACCGATCGGCTTTGTGCTCCAAGGGGTTAGAGAAGTGAATGATCAAATGATTTCATGGAATGGCGGAACAGGGATTATTCCTGAATACAGGGGGAAAAAATTGGGCGCTTCCATGATGGCGGAAGCTGAAAAACTAATAAAGAAACAAAAAGTAACTGTCGCAACTTTAGAATCTTTGTCTGAAAATTTAGCAGCTATATCTTTATATGAACGCAGCGGTTACATAGTAGAAGACGATTTACTCTTTTTACGTGCAGATACGATTTTAAATAGTTCGTTACCAGACCTTGGGGGTTATGAAATTTCCAGAATTCCTGCTGAACAATCCATTGGATCCGATCTATTTCCACAGATTGTTCCCTGGCAAACGGATGCTCAATACACGTCAAAAATAGGCGGAGAAGCTGTGATGATTTCAAAAAATGGCGTAGTACAGGGAGCTTGTATAATCCGAAAACAATGTGTATTTGGCATTAACGCGGAAAGCATTACTTTATATCAGGTGAAAGAAAACGGGAATGAAGATGCTCTCAACAAACTCCTTGCGTATGCGTTAGAATATGACCAATCTATCAACCGCACAACTTATAATTTCTTAAAAGGGGATGGCCGAGTAGTTTCATCTTTATTGGAAAGTGGATTTGAGAAAACTTCATTGTCTCAAGTTTTCATGACAAAACATTTCTGA
- the purD gene encoding phosphoribosylamine--glycine ligase, with product MNVLVIGRGGREHALAKKCSMSNRVETVFVAPGNPGMEDVAELVSISEENHCDLIAFAKENNVSLTIVGPETPLVNGIVDEFKAAGLCIFGPDRQAAIIEGSKTFAKELMKTYRIPTAAFETFTDFESAMNHLNKVGVPIVIKADGLAAGKGVVVAHTKGEAVEALLEMLVQEKFGEASASVIMEEFLEGEEFSLMAFVNGKNVYPMVIAQDHKRAFNGDTGPNTGGMGAYSPVPQISQRVIADAIELILEPAAYALVAEDHSFTGVLYAGVIATVKGPKVIEFNARFGDPETQVVLPRLKNDLVETLLAVLGAEPYELEWDDASVIGVVVAAEGYPGEYSKGTPLVGLNTISSDVDIVHAGTSKNENGDYVTNGGRVLLATAKGKDLLAAKALVYKELEKIHKDGVFWRNDIGHQAIQYDFS from the coding sequence ATGAACGTATTAGTGATTGGCAGAGGCGGTCGCGAGCATGCGCTGGCGAAGAAATGTTCGATGAGTAACCGTGTCGAAACTGTATTTGTTGCACCCGGCAATCCAGGGATGGAAGATGTGGCTGAACTCGTTTCAATTTCAGAAGAAAATCACTGCGATCTCATTGCATTCGCTAAAGAAAATAATGTTTCATTAACAATTGTTGGTCCTGAAACCCCTTTGGTCAATGGCATTGTGGACGAATTCAAAGCAGCAGGACTGTGTATATTCGGCCCTGACAGACAAGCTGCCATTATCGAAGGAAGTAAGACATTTGCAAAAGAACTCATGAAGACGTATCGAATTCCAACAGCTGCCTTTGAAACTTTTACAGATTTTGAATCTGCAATGAACCATTTAAATAAAGTCGGGGTTCCGATTGTGATTAAAGCTGATGGACTTGCAGCTGGAAAAGGTGTTGTCGTTGCCCACACGAAAGGAGAGGCAGTTGAAGCGCTCCTAGAAATGCTTGTACAGGAAAAATTCGGGGAAGCTTCAGCATCTGTGATTATGGAAGAATTCCTAGAAGGGGAAGAGTTCTCATTAATGGCTTTTGTGAATGGCAAGAATGTCTATCCGATGGTGATTGCTCAAGACCATAAACGGGCATTTAACGGAGACACCGGCCCGAATACAGGAGGAATGGGCGCTTATTCTCCAGTTCCGCAAATTTCTCAAAGAGTTATTGCTGACGCCATCGAACTGATCTTGGAGCCTGCTGCGTACGCATTAGTAGCAGAGGATCATTCTTTTACTGGCGTTCTCTATGCAGGTGTCATCGCAACTGTGAAAGGACCGAAAGTAATTGAATTTAATGCGAGGTTCGGTGATCCCGAAACACAAGTCGTATTGCCGCGATTAAAAAATGATTTGGTTGAAACCCTGCTCGCTGTTCTCGGTGCTGAGCCATACGAACTCGAATGGGATGATGCCTCTGTAATTGGAGTTGTCGTCGCAGCTGAAGGGTATCCAGGGGAATATAGTAAAGGAACTCCGCTAGTCGGGTTGAATACGATTAGTTCGGATGTAGATATTGTTCACGCTGGTACTTCGAAGAATGAAAACGGGGACTATGTGACGAATGGCGGCCGAGTCTTGCTGGCAACTGCGAAAGGAAAGGATCTTCTTGCTGCGAAAGCGTTGGTGTATAAAGAGTTAGAGAAGATTCACAAGGATGGGGTATTTTGGAGAAATGATATTGGGCATCAGGCTATTCAATATGATTTTTCTTGA